In bacterium, the following are encoded in one genomic region:
- the solA gene encoding N-methyl-L-tryptophan oxidase, which yields MTRHYDAIVIGVGGMGSAAVHHLARRGLRTLGLEQFDIPHDRGSSHGTNRIIRLAYWEHPSYVPLLRRAYELWRELEHLAGERLLVVTGSIDAGPDGCRTVTGSLLSCERHHLPHERWNAAELHRRHPGYRLASDMIAVYQPDGGFVLSERTIVAHVAAAQTLGAEVRAREPALRWEGGGDGVRVHTPRGEYAADRLVITAGPWAAGLVPALARAAVPERQVLLWAQPLRPEYFRLGAFPVFNLEGPEGRFYGFPIYSVPGFKIGKYHHRGGHTDAGTVDREIHPEDEAVLREGIRRYFPDADGPTMAMKTCLFTNSPDEHFILDRLPGRPNVGVAAGFSGHGFKFCSVVGEIMADLVLDGTSRFDLSLFAIGRLPPP from the coding sequence ATGACGCGCCACTACGACGCCATCGTGATCGGTGTGGGCGGCATGGGCAGCGCCGCCGTCCACCATTTGGCGCGACGCGGTCTCCGGACGCTGGGCCTGGAGCAGTTTGACATTCCCCACGATCGCGGCTCGTCGCACGGGACGAACCGCATCATCCGCCTGGCGTATTGGGAGCACCCATCATACGTCCCGTTGCTCCGCCGCGCGTATGAGCTGTGGCGGGAGTTGGAACATCTCGCCGGCGAGCGCCTGCTGGTGGTGACAGGCAGCATCGACGCCGGCCCGGACGGCTGCCGGACGGTCACGGGATCGCTCCTCTCGTGTGAGCGTCATCACCTGCCCCACGAAAGGTGGAATGCCGCGGAGCTACACCGGCGCCATCCCGGGTATCGTCTCGCGAGCGACATGATCGCCGTCTACCAACCGGACGGCGGGTTCGTCCTGTCGGAGCGCACGATCGTCGCCCACGTGGCGGCGGCGCAGACGCTCGGCGCGGAAGTGCGCGCCCGGGAGCCGGCGTTGCGGTGGGAGGGCGGCGGCGACGGGGTGCGTGTCCACACGCCGCGCGGTGAGTATGCCGCGGATCGGCTCGTGATCACCGCGGGACCGTGGGCGGCGGGCCTCGTGCCGGCCCTGGCCCGGGCGGCCGTGCCGGAGCGGCAGGTGTTGCTCTGGGCCCAACCGCTGCGACCCGAGTACTTCCGTCTCGGCGCGTTTCCCGTCTTCAACTTGGAGGGTCCCGAGGGACGGTTCTACGGGTTTCCCATCTACAGCGTCCCCGGGTTCAAGATCGGGAAGTATCACCATCGCGGCGGGCACACCGATGCCGGCACGGTGGACCGCGAGATCCATCCCGAAGACGAAGCGGTCCTGCGGGAAGGGATCCGCCGCTACTTTCCGGACGCCGACGGGCCGACCATGGCGATGAAGACCTGTCTCTTCACCAACAGCCCGGACGAGCACTTCATTCTCGACCGGCTCCCCGGCCGGCCGAACGTGGGCGTCGCCGCGGGGTTCTCCGGACACGGGTTCAAGTTTTGCAGCGTCGTCGGCGAGATCATGGCCGACCTGGTGCTGGACGGGACGAGCCGGTTCGATCTGAGTCTATTCGCAATCGGCCGGCTCCCGCCGCCGTAG
- a CDS encoding SDR family NAD(P)-dependent oxidoreductase: MRLADRVAIVTGAAKGMGDAICAALAGEGAHVVAAAREAGPLAALVERLEHLEGGPGSRPVSRGAGEAGGAGHRHLAVPADVTREDQVSALARRARAEFGRIDILVNAAGVIGPIETPLYQIAPEEWDQVLAVNLRGVFLCCRAVVPTMMEQRYGKIVNIAGTSGLRGYRNRAAYSASKWAVRGLTRTLALEAGPYNVNVNAICPGVVEGERMRTIIGEKARVRDTTPEAVFDEYVREMALRRFSDESDVAHTVVFLASDESRQITGHDLVVDGGWDV; the protein is encoded by the coding sequence GTGAGGCTTGCGGATCGGGTAGCGATCGTCACCGGTGCCGCCAAGGGTATGGGCGACGCGATCTGCGCCGCGCTCGCCGGCGAGGGGGCGCATGTCGTCGCGGCCGCGCGCGAGGCCGGCCCGCTCGCGGCGCTGGTCGAGCGGCTCGAGCATCTGGAAGGGGGCCCCGGCTCACGCCCCGTCTCGCGCGGGGCAGGCGAGGCAGGCGGGGCAGGCCACCGCCACCTCGCGGTGCCCGCCGACGTGACGCGGGAGGATCAGGTGTCGGCGCTCGCCCGCCGGGCGCGCGCTGAGTTCGGCCGGATCGACATCCTGGTGAACGCGGCCGGTGTGATCGGTCCGATTGAGACGCCCCTGTACCAGATCGCGCCCGAGGAGTGGGACCAGGTACTGGCCGTGAATCTTCGCGGCGTCTTTCTCTGCTGCCGGGCCGTCGTCCCGACGATGATGGAGCAGCGGTACGGCAAGATCGTCAACATCGCCGGGACCTCGGGGCTGCGCGGCTATCGCAATCGCGCCGCCTATTCGGCGTCGAAGTGGGCGGTCCGCGGACTGACCCGCACGCTGGCCCTCGAGGCCGGTCCCTACAACGTGAACGTGAATGCGATCTGTCCCGGCGTCGTCGAGGGCGAGCGCATGCGGACCATCATCGGGGAGAAGGCCCGGGTGCGGGACACGACGCCCGAGGCGGTCTTCGACGAGTACGTCCGGGAGATGGCCCTGCGCCGGTTCTCCGACGAATCGGACGTCGCGCACACCGTCGTATTCCTCGCCTCGGACGAAAGCCGGCAGATCACCGGCCACGATCTGGTCGTCGACGGCGGCTGGGACGTCTAG
- a CDS encoding xanthine dehydrogenase family protein subunit M, with protein MPAAPFDYHVPATLAEALSLLGSLGEEAKVLAGGQSLVPLLTLRLARPRAVVDIYGLDELRAVRRDGDTLEIGALVRHRALERGDGPLAECPLLQEAAALIGNVRVRTMGTIGGSLAHADPAAEWPAVVRALDGIAVVRGPGGGREIPAAEFFTGLLTTALRADELLVAVRLPVPAGRTGYAVEEFTRRAGDFAIVAAVAVVELDARGQTARARVAIAGAGPAPVRLLAAERALAGADSSEETFRRAVTDHPLEIEPESDVHASADYRRHLTRVMARRALVRAAAQAAKGAGP; from the coding sequence ATGCCGGCGGCGCCGTTCGACTACCATGTTCCGGCGACGCTGGCCGAGGCGCTGTCGCTCCTCGGATCCCTCGGCGAGGAGGCGAAGGTGCTGGCCGGCGGACAGAGTCTCGTGCCGCTGCTCACGCTGCGCCTGGCGCGCCCGCGGGCGGTCGTGGACATTTACGGCCTCGACGAGTTGCGGGCCGTGCGCCGGGACGGCGACACGCTCGAGATCGGCGCGCTCGTCCGCCACCGGGCGCTCGAGCGCGGCGACGGACCGCTGGCGGAGTGCCCGCTGCTCCAGGAGGCGGCGGCGCTCATCGGCAACGTGCGGGTGCGCACGATGGGGACGATCGGCGGCAGCCTGGCGCATGCCGACCCCGCGGCGGAGTGGCCCGCGGTCGTGCGCGCGCTCGACGGGATCGCCGTCGTCCGGGGTCCCGGCGGCGGGCGCGAGATCCCGGCGGCGGAGTTCTTCACCGGCCTGCTCACCACCGCGCTTCGCGCCGACGAGCTGCTGGTCGCCGTGCGGCTGCCCGTGCCGGCCGGCCGGACCGGCTACGCCGTGGAGGAATTCACCCGGCGCGCCGGCGACTTCGCCATTGTCGCGGCGGTCGCCGTCGTCGAGCTGGATGCCCGCGGACAGACGGCCCGCGCCCGCGTGGCGATCGCCGGGGCCGGGCCGGCGCCGGTGCGGTTGCTCGCGGCGGAGCGCGCCCTGGCCGGGGCCGACTCGTCGGAGGAGACGTTCCGGCGCGCCGTGACGGATCATCCACTGGAGATCGAGCCGGAGAGCGACGTGCACGCGTCGGCCGACTACCGCCGGCACCTGACCCGCGTGATGGCCCGGCGGGCTCTCGTGCGGGCGGCAGCGCAGGCGGCGAAGGGAGCGGGACCGTGA
- a CDS encoding xanthine dehydrogenase family protein molybdopterin-binding subunit yields MAEGPAVLPAAHLRVVGRTIARHDARDKVQARTLYAADWQMPGMLHGGVLRSVYPSARIRRLDTSRAAALPGVAAVLTAHDVPRNTLWTDVPGQTSEVGALRARLQVLAERVVRYQGEPVALVAAETPETVRRALEAIDVDYEVQPGVFDSADALRPGAPQVHEEGNLLARWHAGCGDVERALAEADVVVEHTYRCQFIDHAYLEPEAGVAWVDTDGVLVIRVSTQVIEHFRDVAEALALPHNKVRVIGTYVGGGFGGKEDVTVEVFLGLLARRTGRPVRMVWSRQESLLARPKRHPFVLHYRTGASRDGTLLAQAVDLLADSGAYAYLSALVLMYATVTAAGPYRVPNVAVDARAAYTNNPPTSAMRGFGAMQMVFGYESQMDRLARRLGLDPVAVRVQNALRKGDRLPIGQELDTHVAVAEAAQRAWAALGPRRAPRTPSHRAGRGLACNIQPYGRIVWLHDWASAWVGFEMDGSVVVRTGVPDVGGGQASSLCQIAAEILGVEPDAVSVHVGDSALTPLAGTTTATRQLYMSGNAVLQAATELRRQILPVAAQMLETPSDRVDLRDGGAAESGGRRVPLAEVVRECARRGVARSHLGVYHAPAGDPVDLERGGGRIFPDFTFGAHAVDVEVDTETGAVAVVRHAACHDVGRAVNPQSVEGQIQGGAVMGLGYALMEEVVVDRGVNLSTNFAGYLIPTSLDVPDVEPIVLESGDGRGPFGARGIGEPPIGPPAAAIANAIEDAVGVRITELPITPERVAQALARGERPVRGRE; encoded by the coding sequence GTGGCTGAGGGCCCGGCGGTCCTGCCGGCCGCACACCTCCGCGTCGTCGGCCGGACCATTGCGCGGCACGACGCCCGGGACAAAGTCCAGGCGCGGACGCTGTACGCCGCCGACTGGCAGATGCCGGGCATGCTGCACGGCGGCGTGCTGCGCTCCGTGTACCCGTCCGCCCGGATCCGCCGCCTCGACACCTCGCGCGCGGCCGCGCTGCCCGGCGTCGCCGCGGTGCTGACCGCCCACGACGTGCCGCGTAATACCCTGTGGACGGACGTGCCCGGTCAGACCAGCGAGGTCGGCGCCCTGCGGGCCCGGCTGCAGGTGCTCGCGGAGCGGGTCGTGCGATATCAGGGAGAGCCGGTGGCCCTGGTGGCGGCCGAGACGCCCGAGACGGTGCGGCGGGCGCTCGAAGCGATCGACGTCGACTACGAGGTCCAGCCGGGCGTGTTCGACTCGGCCGACGCGCTGCGTCCCGGCGCGCCCCAGGTGCACGAGGAGGGCAACCTCCTGGCGCGCTGGCACGCGGGATGCGGAGACGTCGAGCGGGCGCTCGCCGAGGCCGACGTGGTGGTGGAGCATACCTACCGCTGCCAGTTCATCGACCACGCCTACCTCGAGCCCGAGGCGGGGGTCGCGTGGGTGGACACCGACGGTGTACTGGTGATTCGGGTCTCCACCCAGGTGATCGAGCACTTTCGAGACGTCGCGGAGGCGCTCGCCCTTCCCCACAACAAAGTGCGGGTGATCGGCACGTACGTGGGGGGCGGCTTCGGCGGTAAGGAAGACGTGACCGTCGAGGTGTTCCTCGGTCTCCTCGCCCGCCGGACGGGCCGGCCGGTGCGGATGGTCTGGTCGCGTCAGGAGTCGCTCCTCGCCCGTCCCAAGCGTCATCCGTTTGTGCTGCACTATCGCACCGGGGCGTCGCGCGACGGCACGCTCCTGGCGCAGGCGGTGGATCTCCTGGCCGACTCGGGCGCCTACGCCTACCTCAGCGCCCTCGTGCTGATGTACGCGACCGTCACCGCCGCCGGGCCCTATCGGGTGCCCAACGTCGCGGTGGACGCGCGCGCCGCATACACGAACAACCCGCCGACGAGCGCGATGCGGGGATTCGGGGCCATGCAGATGGTGTTCGGCTACGAGTCGCAGATGGACCGGCTGGCGCGGCGCCTGGGACTGGACCCCGTCGCGGTGCGCGTGCAGAACGCGCTCCGCAAGGGCGACCGGCTTCCGATCGGCCAGGAACTGGACACGCACGTCGCGGTGGCGGAGGCGGCGCAGCGCGCCTGGGCGGCGCTCGGTCCGCGCCGCGCCCCTCGAACGCCATCCCATCGCGCCGGCCGCGGCCTGGCCTGCAACATCCAGCCCTACGGCCGCATCGTCTGGCTGCACGACTGGGCGAGCGCGTGGGTCGGGTTCGAGATGGACGGGAGCGTGGTCGTCCGGACGGGCGTCCCCGACGTCGGCGGCGGTCAGGCGTCCTCCCTGTGCCAGATCGCCGCCGAGATCCTCGGGGTCGAGCCCGACGCGGTGTCCGTGCACGTCGGCGACAGCGCGCTGACGCCGCTCGCCGGCACGACGACGGCCACGCGCCAGCTCTACATGTCGGGCAACGCCGTGCTCCAAGCGGCCACCGAGCTGCGGAGGCAGATCCTGCCGGTGGCCGCGCAGATGCTCGAGACGCCGTCCGACCGGGTCGACCTTCGCGACGGCGGCGCCGCCGAGTCCGGCGGCCGGCGCGTCCCGCTGGCCGAGGTGGTGCGGGAATGCGCGCGCCGCGGGGTCGCACGGAGCCACCTGGGCGTGTATCACGCCCCGGCCGGCGACCCGGTCGATCTCGAGCGCGGCGGCGGCCGGATCTTCCCCGACTTCACCTTCGGGGCCCACGCGGTCGACGTGGAGGTGGACACGGAGACCGGCGCCGTCGCCGTCGTCCGGCACGCGGCGTGCCACGACGTCGGTCGCGCCGTCAACCCCCAAAGCGTCGAGGGGCAGATTCAAGGCGGCGCCGTGATGGGGCTGGGGTACGCGCTGATGGAGGAAGTCGTGGTCGATCGGGGCGTCAACCTGTCCACCAATTTTGCCGGCTACCTGATCCCGACCTCGCTCGACGTCCCGGACGTCGAACCGATCGTGCTCGAATCGGGAGACGGCCGGGGGCCGTTTGGGGCGCGGGGCATCGGCGAGCCGCCGATCGGGCCGCCGGCCGCGGCGATTGCGAACGCGATCGAAGACGCGGTGGGGGTGCGCATTACCGAGCTCCCGATCACGCCGGAGCGGGTGGCGCAGGCGCTGGCGCGCGGCGAGCGGCCCGTCCGCGGGCGCGAATGA
- a CDS encoding (2Fe-2S)-binding protein: MTELRIAFTLNGDRREARVLAHQTLLEVLRDDLGAMEVKEGCGEGVCGTCTVLLDGEPVSSCLVLAARVADKSVTTLRGLAPAGRLHPLQEAFVAHGAAQCGFCTPGIILTADAFLREHRRPTRQEIRRAIAGNLCRCTGYAKIVDAIEAAAGTMAASRG; the protein is encoded by the coding sequence GTGACCGAGCTGAGGATCGCCTTCACCCTGAATGGAGACCGGCGCGAGGCGCGCGTCCTCGCGCACCAGACGCTGCTCGAGGTGCTGCGCGACGATCTCGGCGCCATGGAAGTCAAGGAAGGGTGCGGCGAGGGCGTCTGCGGCACGTGCACCGTGCTGCTGGACGGGGAGCCGGTGAGCAGCTGCCTGGTGCTCGCCGCCCGCGTCGCGGACAAGAGCGTGACGACGCTGCGCGGGCTCGCGCCCGCCGGGCGCCTGCACCCGCTGCAGGAGGCGTTCGTCGCCCACGGCGCGGCGCAGTGCGGATTTTGCACGCCGGGGATCATCCTGACCGCGGACGCGTTCCTCCGGGAACACCGGCGGCCGACGCGCCAGGAGATCCGCCGGGCCATCGCCGGCAACCTGTGCCGGTGCACGGGCTACGCGAAGATCGTGGACGCGATCGAAGCCGCCGCCGGGACGATGGCGGCGTCCCGTGGCTGA
- a CDS encoding hydantoinase B/oxoprolinase family protein: MIDPVTLEVVRHAIFSVAEEMRVILMRSARSPVLKEAGDLSCALTDARGRLVAQGRDIPIHLGVMAFTVEEFLRRVPASALRAGDVYFTNDPEVGGNHLPDVKAITPVFHRGDLVAFAINLAHWPDVGGARRGSYVAAARDRYAEGLCIPPVPLFERGEPNETMLEMVLANVRGREERRGDILAQYAANAVAAARLGEMFDRFGAETVRACLGRFLDESEGLMRAAIAALPAGEYAGEDWLDDDGAGEGPVRITARVRPAGDALDVDFEGTAPETRGPLNATRFVTASAVFYAVRALLGPEIPANAGCYRPIRLRIPEGCVLNPGPEAPRVGGNHETSQRVVDALLRALAPVLPNRIVAGGPGTSGLVMLAGRHDDGRPFVLYEVHGGGEGAGRDRDGTNAVRVHMSNVMNTPVEVIESEYPLRVECCELRPGSGGRGRHRGGLGLRRSYRVLCEHAELSTMVERMRVPPWGVFGGADGAPFRVACDRAGGQIAIGGKENRDLHRGDLIVLESSGGGGYGPPEERPAALREADLRNGYVTAGDGGETR; this comes from the coding sequence ATGATCGACCCGGTCACGCTCGAGGTCGTGCGCCACGCGATCTTCTCGGTCGCCGAGGAGATGCGCGTCATTCTGATGCGCTCTGCCCGATCCCCGGTCCTCAAGGAGGCCGGCGATCTCTCCTGCGCGCTCACGGATGCCCGCGGGCGGCTCGTGGCCCAGGGCCGCGACATCCCGATCCACCTCGGGGTGATGGCGTTCACCGTCGAGGAGTTTCTGCGGCGCGTGCCCGCTTCCGCGCTCCGTGCGGGCGACGTGTACTTCACCAACGATCCCGAGGTCGGCGGCAACCACCTGCCGGACGTCAAAGCGATCACCCCAGTGTTCCACCGGGGAGACCTTGTCGCGTTTGCCATCAACCTGGCCCACTGGCCGGATGTCGGCGGCGCGCGCCGGGGCAGCTATGTGGCGGCGGCCCGCGACCGCTACGCGGAGGGTCTGTGCATTCCCCCGGTGCCGCTGTTCGAGCGCGGAGAGCCGAACGAGACGATGCTCGAGATGGTGCTGGCGAACGTCCGCGGGCGGGAGGAGCGGCGGGGGGACATCCTCGCCCAGTACGCCGCGAACGCGGTGGCCGCGGCGCGCCTCGGGGAGATGTTCGACCGCTTCGGCGCGGAGACGGTCCGGGCGTGCCTGGGCCGGTTTCTCGACGAGTCGGAAGGGCTGATGCGGGCGGCGATCGCCGCTCTGCCGGCCGGCGAGTACGCGGGCGAGGATTGGCTCGACGACGACGGCGCCGGGGAGGGGCCGGTCCGCATCACCGCCCGCGTCCGTCCGGCCGGTGATGCGCTCGACGTCGACTTTGAGGGCACCGCGCCGGAGACGCGGGGGCCCCTCAACGCCACCCGGTTCGTGACCGCGTCGGCCGTGTTCTACGCCGTCCGGGCGCTCTTGGGCCCCGAGATTCCCGCCAACGCCGGCTGCTACCGGCCCATTCGCCTGCGCATCCCCGAGGGGTGCGTGCTCAACCCCGGGCCGGAGGCACCCCGGGTCGGCGGCAACCACGAGACCTCGCAGCGCGTCGTCGACGCGCTCCTCCGCGCGCTCGCCCCGGTGCTCCCGAACCGGATCGTCGCCGGCGGTCCGGGGACCTCGGGCCTGGTGATGCTCGCCGGGCGCCACGACGACGGCCGTCCGTTCGTGCTGTACGAGGTGCACGGCGGCGGCGAGGGCGCGGGCCGGGACCGGGACGGCACCAACGCCGTGCGGGTGCACATGAGCAACGTGATGAATACGCCGGTCGAGGTGATCGAGAGCGAGTACCCGCTGCGGGTCGAGTGCTGCGAGTTGCGCCCCGGCAGCGGCGGCCGCGGCCGGCATCGGGGCGGGCTTGGGCTGCGCCGATCGTACCGGGTGCTCTGCGAGCACGCGGAGCTGTCCACGATGGTCGAGCGGATGCGCGTGCCGCCGTGGGGGGTGTTCGGCGGCGCGGACGGAGCGCCGTTCCGGGTGGCCTGCGACCGCGCGGGCGGGCAGATCGCGATCGGCGGAAAGGAGAACCGTGACCTCCACCGGGGCGACCTGATCGTGCTGGAGAGCTCCGGCGGGGGCGGGTACGGACCGCCGGAGGAACGCCCGGCGGCGCTGCGCGAGGCGGACCTGCGGAACGGATACGTGACGGCGGGCGATGGGGGGGAGACCAGGTGA
- a CDS encoding D-amino acid dehydrogenase: MKVLVLGGGVIGVATAYYLAQDGCEVVLVEQRDGVGQEASGGNAGIVAAGHAFAWASPGAPAMLLRSLLGQQTAIRVRLRPDPRLYSWGLRFLRECTAGRARRNTLVKLRLCQYSQAVMAELVRREGIAYHAIARGALYLCRDAAELEAGVKKMRLLAEHGQRQEVLDPDAVAKLDPVFEPVRHKIAGAVLDLTDSSGDSRLFTEELGRVCREKLGVTFRLGTRVRALRAGGDRISGVLTDRGVLAADAYVLALGVSSPIIARTVGARLPIYPAKGYSSTFPLRPGGLAPSVPGVDERWLVAWSRMGDRLRLTSTAEFAGYDWSWSPRNFANIQRLARDLFPDAADYTRGEYRACLRPMTPGGPPVLGAGRHRNLFFNSGHGHLGWTMACGSARIVADLVAGRAPAHDLEGLSPRTFAPVPRVEPVNGAAF, translated from the coding sequence ATGAAGGTCCTTGTCCTCGGCGGCGGCGTCATCGGCGTGGCGACGGCGTACTACCTCGCGCAGGACGGATGCGAGGTGGTCCTGGTCGAGCAGCGGGACGGGGTCGGGCAGGAAGCCAGCGGCGGCAACGCGGGCATCGTCGCGGCGGGCCACGCATTTGCCTGGGCGTCTCCGGGGGCGCCGGCCATGCTGCTCCGGTCGCTTCTCGGACAGCAAACCGCGATCCGCGTGAGGCTGCGGCCCGATCCCCGGCTGTACTCCTGGGGCCTGCGCTTCCTCCGCGAATGCACGGCCGGCCGCGCGCGCCGCAACACGCTCGTGAAGCTGAGGCTGTGCCAGTACAGCCAGGCGGTGATGGCCGAGCTCGTGCGCCGGGAGGGGATTGCCTACCACGCGATTGCCCGCGGGGCCTTGTACCTCTGCCGCGACGCGGCCGAACTCGAGGCCGGCGTGAAGAAGATGCGCCTTCTGGCCGAGCACGGGCAGCGGCAGGAAGTGCTCGACCCCGACGCGGTGGCGAAGCTCGATCCGGTCTTCGAGCCGGTCAGGCACAAGATCGCCGGCGCCGTGCTCGACCTGACCGACTCGAGCGGCGACTCCCGGTTGTTCACGGAAGAGTTGGGACGCGTGTGCCGCGAGAAGCTCGGCGTGACGTTCCGGCTCGGCACCCGCGTGCGAGCGTTGCGCGCCGGCGGGGATCGCATCTCCGGTGTCCTGACCGACCGCGGCGTGTTGGCCGCCGATGCCTACGTGCTGGCGCTCGGCGTCTCGAGTCCCATCATCGCCCGCACGGTGGGCGCACGGCTGCCGATCTATCCCGCCAAGGGGTACTCATCGACCTTTCCCCTGCGGCCGGGCGGGCTTGCGCCCAGCGTCCCGGGTGTCGACGAACGCTGGCTCGTGGCGTGGTCCCGGATGGGCGACCGGCTGCGGCTGACGTCCACCGCCGAATTCGCCGGGTACGACTGGAGCTGGAGCCCGCGGAACTTTGCGAACATCCAACGGCTGGCGCGCGATCTGTTTCCCGACGCCGCCGACTACACGCGCGGGGAGTACCGCGCCTGCCTGCGGCCGATGACGCCGGGCGGTCCGCCGGTGCTCGGAGCGGGCCGCCACCGCAACCTCTTCTTCAACTCGGGCCACGGGCACTTGGGGTGGACGATGGCATGCGGCTCGGCCCGGATCGTCGCCGATCTCGTCGCGGGCCGCGCGCCGGCGCACGATCTCGAGGGGCTGTCGCCCCGGACGTTCGCGCCGGTCCCCCGGGTGGAGCCGGTCAACGGCGCCGCGTTCTAG
- a CDS encoding hydantoinase/oxoprolinase family protein, with protein sequence MSIGVDVGGTFTDLVAQPADGGPLRFCKVPTTANPSHALREGLRAVGRDGDDVARLTYGTTLVTNAVLEGRGARTALVTTRGFRDVLEIGRQQRDHLYRLDLPGRAPSAVPRVLRFEVTERVDHRGQVLVPLDEADVTGLAGALREAGVEAVAVSFLHAYANPAHEQRAGALLRSMVPHVCLSSEVNPEFREYERTHTACVNAQLMPLVDRFLADLTAGLAGQRVRGTLRLMQSNGGMAAPGQVRRAPLAMLLSGPAGGVAAARAAGTYAGVTDAVALDMGGTSTDVCLIQGGQVETLSERRVSGRPVRFRSLAVESIGAGGGSVAWVDPGGALRVGPRSAGATPGPACYARGGEEPTVTDAYVVLGYLNTDGGVGGLRLDPDRAWRALEPLATRFALSVPDAAAGILEIANAAMNRVLRVVSIERGVDPRGLTLIAYGGAGPIHAGRLIERAGMPRALVPPYSSGFSAYGCLTADMRYDAVRTVRFDLASSRADSWEAPFRDMEAELLGRFADEGLEAGGAIVQRSMDLRYRGQNYELEVTTVPGVDGPGITRRFAERHRLRFGYVTGDPVECVNLRASAIIPSAIGGLPAVPACLPLTRGPAREGARGGAGDGRGGIRAERRAFFYGRGWTPATRCFRGDLGPGSEVRGPAVIEDAWSTVVVDPGQVLRGDRAGLLWIEAA encoded by the coding sequence GTGAGCATCGGGGTCGACGTCGGCGGGACCTTCACCGACCTCGTGGCGCAGCCCGCGGACGGCGGCCCCCTGCGCTTCTGCAAGGTGCCGACCACCGCCAATCCGTCCCACGCACTGCGCGAGGGCCTGCGCGCGGTCGGCCGGGACGGCGACGACGTCGCGCGTCTGACCTACGGCACGACCCTGGTGACCAACGCCGTCCTGGAGGGCCGGGGCGCCCGAACCGCCCTCGTGACAACGCGCGGCTTCCGCGACGTCCTCGAGATCGGCAGGCAGCAGCGCGACCACCTCTACCGGCTGGACCTGCCCGGACGGGCGCCGTCCGCGGTGCCCCGGGTGCTGCGGTTCGAGGTGACCGAGCGGGTCGACCATCGGGGACAGGTGCTCGTGCCGCTCGACGAGGCCGACGTGACCGGCCTCGCCGGCGCCCTTCGCGAGGCCGGTGTCGAAGCCGTCGCGGTGAGTTTCCTTCACGCCTACGCGAACCCGGCGCACGAGCAGCGGGCCGGCGCGCTGCTGCGATCGATGGTGCCGCACGTCTGCCTCTCGTCGGAGGTGAACCCCGAGTTTCGTGAATACGAGCGTACGCACACGGCATGCGTGAACGCGCAGCTGATGCCGCTCGTGGACCGGTTCCTGGCCGATCTGACGGCGGGCCTCGCCGGGCAGCGCGTGCGCGGGACGCTGCGTCTGATGCAGTCCAACGGCGGGATGGCGGCGCCCGGCCAGGTGCGGCGCGCCCCGCTCGCGATGCTGCTGTCCGGTCCGGCGGGCGGCGTCGCGGCGGCCCGGGCGGCCGGGACCTACGCCGGCGTGACCGACGCGGTCGCCCTGGACATGGGCGGCACGTCCACCGACGTCTGCCTGATTCAGGGCGGACAGGTGGAGACGCTGTCGGAACGCCGCGTTTCCGGCCGGCCGGTCCGGTTCCGGTCGCTCGCCGTCGAGAGCATCGGGGCGGGGGGCGGATCCGTCGCGTGGGTGGACCCGGGCGGGGCGCTGCGGGTCGGACCGCGCAGCGCCGGGGCCACTCCGGGTCCGGCGTGCTACGCCCGGGGAGGAGAAGAGCCGACCGTCACGGATGCGTACGTTGTGCTCGGCTATCTCAACACCGACGGCGGCGTGGGAGGGCTGCGCCTCGACCCGGACCGGGCGTGGCGGGCGCTGGAACCGCTGGCCACGCGGTTCGCCCTATCCGTCCCGGACGCGGCGGCCGGGATTCTCGAGATCGCCAACGCGGCGATGAACCGGGTGCTGCGCGTCGTGTCCATTGAACGGGGCGTCGATCCGCGCGGGCTCACGCTCATCGCATACGGCGGCGCCGGTCCGATCCACGCCGGCCGGCTGATCGAGCGTGCGGGGATGCCGCGTGCGCTCGTCCCGCCGTACTCCAGCGGCTTCTCGGCGTACGGGTGCCTGACGGCCGACATGCGCTACGACGCCGTGCGGACCGTCCGCTTCGACCTGGCCTCGAGCCGGGCCGACAGCTGGGAGGCGCCCTTTCGGGACATGGAGGCCGAACTACTGGGCCGGTTCGCGGACGAAGGGCTCGAGGCCGGCGGGGCAATCGTGCAGCGCTCCATGGACCTCCGGTATCGCGGTCAGAACTACGAACTCGAGGTCACGACGGTGCCCGGGGTGGACGGCCCCGGGATCACACGGCGATTTGCGGAGCGTCACCGGCTTCGGTTCGGGTACGTGACCGGCGACCCCGTGGAGTGTGTGAACCTCCGCGCGAGCGCCATCATCCCGTCGGCGATCGGCGGGCTCCCGGCCGTCCCCGCCTGCCTGCCCCTGACCAGGGGCCCCGCGCGAGAGGGGGCGCGAGGCGGGGCGGGGGATGGCCGCGGCGGGATCCGCGCCGAGCGGCGGGCCTTTTTCTATGGGCGCGGATGGACACCGGCCACGCGATGCTTTCGCGGTGATCTCGGTCCCGGCAGCGAGGTGCGCGGCCCGGCGGTCATCGAGGACGCGTGGTCGACCGTCGTGGTCGATCCGGGGCAGGTCCTGCGCGGCGACCGCGCCGGTCTGCTGTGGATCGAGGCGGCGTGA